In the Alligator mississippiensis isolate rAllMis1 chromosome 7, rAllMis1, whole genome shotgun sequence genome, one interval contains:
- the PRR14 gene encoding proline-rich protein 14 — protein sequence MEPPLDPDIISASERLARRRRLVYRRPAEEQAARPGAQAGAALWQVASPLERSRRRVLAVTLEECPAPRAPVCQGASSPSLQEPPTTGDGTDEMTGPSLPVVRGRSPGASSSSSSSSDQWECCRQPEPPPAAPWPPPLSALLRPASVAPASAPRAWGLAPLVQSVRSKLETFADIFLTPGKAPRPPPARPPPPGPLNIQVKIAIASPRPPIRQWREAPGPPPRSLGRSVSCPDLPPRTPGSLGPTAAAPATPRQRRHTLGGGELARPCLRKEVYPFGPGARWSPFGPASHMARCDPAPADPDTAPEAPGSPVMDRDRSPCCQPPEVGCDPATKGVVPATDSPQRPPGKVSRFRIHRTPARQQANLTPMGLPRPVRLNKKEFSLEEIYTNKNYRTPTEKRTFETIFEEPRWRDGTLVLTGQRKLKRAVEFAPGGGPRKQRRARPRPPGPSRGRRQPPGPRPDLEQLLRCRLAELDALFGPEATGAP from the exons ATGGAGCCCCCCCTGGACCCCGACATCATCTCCGCCTCCGAGCGCCTGGCCCGGCGCCGCAGACTCGTctacag GCGGCCCGCGGAGGAGCAGGCTGCGAGGCcaggggcccaggcaggagccGCACTTTGGCAGGTGGCCTCCCCCCTGGAGCGGTCCCGGCGCCGGGTGCTGGCCGTCACCCTGGAGGAGTGTCCTGCCCCCCGTGCCCCc GTGTGCCAAGGGGCatcatccccctccctccaggaGCCCCCCACCACAGGAGATGGGACAGATGAGATGACAGGGCCCAGCCTACCAGTTGTGAGGGGgcggagccctggggctagctcctcctcctcctcttcctccgaCCAATGGGAGTGCTGCCGGCAGCCAG AGCCGCCCCCCGCGGCACCGTGGCCCCCGCCCCTGTCGGCCCTGCTGCGCCCGGCGTCCGTGGCTCCCGCTAGCGCCCCCCgggcctggggcctggccccGCTGGTGCAGTCGGTGCGCTCCAAGCTGGAGACCTTCGCCGACATCTTCCTGACCCCCGGCAAGGCCCCGCGGCCCCCGCCGGCTcggcccccgccccccggccccctcaACATCCAGGTGAAGATCGCCATCGCCAGCCCCCGGCCCCCCATCCGCCAGTGGCGCGAGGCGCCGGGGCCCCCTCCCCGCAGCCTGGGCCGCAGCGTCTCCTGTCCCGACCTGCCTCCCCGGACGCCGGGGTCCCTGGGGCCGACCGCCGCCGCCCCGGCCACCCCCCGCCAGCGCCGCCACACGCTGGGGggcggggagctggcccggccctGCCTGCGCAAGGAGGTCTACCCCTTTGGCCCTGGCGCCCGCTGGTCCCCGTTCGGCCCTGCCAGCCACATGGCCCGGTGCGACCCGGCCCCCGCTGACCCTGACACCGCCCCTGAGGCCCCCGGCAGCCCTGTGATGGACAG GGACAGGTCCCCGTGCTGCCAGCCCCCCGAGGTGGGGTGCGACCCGGCCACCAAGGGTGTGGTGCCAGCCACG GACTCCCCACAGCGGCCACCGGGGAAGGTGTCGCGATTCCGCATCCATAGGACGCCGGCCCGGCAGCAGGCCAACCTCACGCCCATGGGGCTGCCCCGACCCGTCCG GTTGAACAAGAAGGAGTTCAGCCTGGAGGAAATCTACACCAACAAGAACTACCGCACCCCCACCGAGAAGAG gaCGTTCGAGACGATCTTCGAGGAGCCGCGGTGGCGGGACGGGACGCTGGTGCTGACGGGGCAGCGCAAGCTGAAGCGGGCGGTGGAGTTCGCGCCGGGCGGGGGCCCCCGCAAGCAGcgccgcgcccggccccggccccccggGCCCTCCCGCGGCCGCCGCCAgccccccggcccccgccccgacctggagcagctgctgcggTGCCGCCTGGCTGAGCTCGACGCCCTCTTTGGTCCCGAGGCCACCGGCGCCCCCTAG
- the ITGAL gene encoding integrin alpha-L isoform X2, protein MLGPAPTLGYNLDTAHPVVLAPDVGPSFGHQVLHFGNDRLVVGAPGDYNTTGHLYQCSVPTNSCEPLLVPGELETPHLGMSLASDGTRLMACSPGLTQVCDRNLYLSGLCYLFNGSSLKDPQEITPGYQQCLKGKVDLVFLFDGSNSMNERQFSLIRSFMVEVMEKLKNSTIHFAAVQFSSEVKTEFDFTQYMQNPNPRELLKNVMHMRWLTDTFKAIKYVADHLFTPEHGAREDAKRVMIIITDGEASDNGDVIAAEKKKITRYIIGVGNNFGNINVTQFLTKFASQPSSEYVKVLDSFEKLSGLFKEIQTKIYTIEGTSDKTSFHLELSSSGFSSHLSQGQTLVGAVGADDWAGGFFDLEGDPGTPSTKETFVASPMHSEDSKDAAYLGYAMAMLRGGGRTVLAAGAPRHGHVGRVTLFQLNPHARRWNPIQDISGKQIGSYFGGALAAVTGQEAEELLLVGAPMYMGRRHGGRVTIYRWAQEQLKEAGQLEGVVGQLLGRFGAALGAVGDLNGDGWTDVAVGAPLEDEGSGAVYIFHGGQHGLHTPHSQRVRAADMDPGLQFLGQALDGGTDLDGDKLPDIAVGARGQVLVLRSRPIVRVLPVMRFQMPEIPVRQVECSGDGGAWKDVVFGVYVCLNVTLDTPQYQDPITANLRYQLEIDADRMKSRGVFANGMKITEGNITVTSDTSCTEQEVRIVNCVDDIITGIRVSLRFLLQEDEGGLDLYPVLNPLIDSSWAEIPFEKNCGEDHICEADLHVRFSSDGPRDLLLSPVAELRLALDMWNHGEDAYQAVLHLRHPPGLSFRRATATQAGSQIRVSCDGVNTRDVPDLRTLQCNVSHPIFWGSSQVLVELLFDAARNSSWEEWLKIEATVSSNNDKNETLHSRVATLLIPILYPINIIAKGLDSSTPYVNFISEERGDQRGDRRVEHVYQVENLLREAWPQPEMMAFVVLPRSLPANLAWKTYSVRRDSNESCELKPENMPFLYNISQDCHVYVCHLGLIHSSVHIYVSGVLEAPLVIKNSSRSHIHTMLFLDFNHSCFRQWNNEFTHTKVQTEVEQVYVMDYLPVYVGSSVGGLVLLILIIIVLYKCGFFKRSYKDRMEEQEPGAKDGHGLGDGDEANGGKEPLEEGDFTTE, encoded by the exons ATGCTGG GTCCGGCCCCCACCCTTGGGTACAACCTCGACACGGCCCACCCAGTTGTCCTGGCTCCTGATGTCGGCCCCAGCTTTGGGCACCAGGTCCTGCACTTTGGGAATGACAG GCTGGTGGTGGGGGCCCCTGGGGACTACAACACCACGGGGCACCTGTACCAATGCTCTGTCCCCACCAACTCCTGCGAGCCCCTCCTGGTGCCCG GTGAGCTCGAGACTCCCCACCTAGGCATGTCCCTGGCCAGCGACGGCACACGGCTGATG gcctgcagccccgGCTTGACCCAGGTGTGCGACCGGAACCTGTACCTGAGCGGGCTCTGCTACCTCTTCAACGGCAGCAGCCTCAAGGATCCCCAGGAGATCACGCCCGGATACCAGC AGTGCCTGAAGGGCAAGGTGGACCTGGTCTTCCTGTTTGACGGCTCCAACAGCATGAACGAGCGGCAGTTCAGTCTCATCCGCAGTTTCATGGTGGAGGTGATGGAGAAACTGAAGAACAGCACCATCCAC tTCGCCGCGGTGCAGTTCTCCTCGGAGGTGAAGACAGAGTTTGACTTCACACAGTACATGCAAAACCCCAATCCCCGGGAACTGCTGAAGAACGTGATGCACATGAGGTGGCTGACAGACACCTTCAAAGCCATCAAATACGTGGC GGATCACCTCTTCACCCCTGAGCACGGAGCACGAGAAGACGCGAAGCGCGTCATGATCATTATCACCGACGGGGAGGCTTCAGATAATGGAGATGTCATCGCTGCTGAGAAGAAAAAGATCACGCGCTACATCATTGGG GTGGGCAATAACTTTGGGAACATCAACGTCACCCAGTTCCTGACAAAGTTCgcctcccagcccagcagcgAGTATGTCAAGGTCCTGGACAGTTTTGAGAAACTCAGCGGGCTCTTCAAGGAGATCCAGACCAAGATCTACACCATTGAAG GGACCAGCGATAAAACCTCCTTCCACCTGGAGCTCTCGTCCAGCGGGTTCAGCTCCCACTTGTCCCAG gggCAGACCCTGGTGGGGGCCGTgggagctgatgactgggctggGGGCTTCTTCGACCTGGAGGGTGACCCCGGCACCCCCAGCACCAAAGAAACCTTCGTAGCCAGTCCCATGCATAGCGAGGACAGCAAGGACGCTGCCTACCTGG GCTATGCGATGGCCATgctgcggggcggggggcggaCGGTACTGGCTGCTGGGGCCCCCCGGCATGGCCATGTGGGACGGGTGACCCTCTTCCAGCTCAACCCCCATGCCCGGCGTTGGAACCCGATACAGGACATCTCGGGGAAGCAG ATTGGGTCATACTTCGGGGGGGCATTGGCAGCCGTGACCGGGCAGGAAGCCGAGGAGTTGCTGCTGGTCGGAGCCCCGATGTACATGGGGCGGCGCCATGGCGGGCGCGTCACCATCTACCGCTGGGCCCAG GAACAGCTGAAGGAGGCAgggcagctggagggggtggTGGGACAGCTGCTGGGCCGGTTCGGGGCAGCGCTGGGGGCCGTGGGAGACCTGAAcggggatggatggacagacgTGGCCGTGGGGGCCCCACTGGAGGATGAGGGGAGTGGTGCCGTGTACATCTTCCACGGGGGCCAGCATGGCCTGCACACCCCGCACAGCCAG cgcGTGAGAGCCGCAGACATGGACCCGGGGCTGCAGTTCCTGGGGCAGGCGCTGGACGGTGGCACTGACCTGGATGGGGACAAGCTCCCAGACATCGCCGTGGGCGCCAGAGGACAGGTCCTCGTGCTCAG GTCCCGGCCCATCGTGCGGGTCTTGCCAGTGATGAGGTTCCAGATGCCTGAGATCCCTGTGCGCCAGGTCGAGTGCTCAGGAGATGGCGGTGCCTGGAAGGACGTCGTCTTTGGCGTCTATGTCTGCTTGAATGTCACCCTCGACACACCCCAGTACCAAG ACCCCATCACAGCCAACCTGCGGTACCAGCTGGAGATCGATGCCGACCGCATGAAGAGCCGCGGGGTCTTTGCCAACGGGATGAAGATCACAGAGGGGAACATCACCGTCACCAGTGACACCAGCTGCACTGAGCAGGAAGTCCGCATCGTG AACTGCGTGGACGACATCATCACGGGCATCCGGGTCTCTCTGCGCTTCTTGCTGCAGGAGGATGAGGGTGGCCTGGATCTCTACCCTGTCCTCAACCCCCTCATCGACTCCTCCTGGGCTGAG ATCCCCTTCGAGAAGAACTGCGGAGAGGACCACATCTGTGAGGCTGATTTGCACGTCAGGTTCAGCTCCGATGG GCCACGTGACCTGTTGCTGTCACCCGTGGCCGAGCTGCGCCTGGCCCTGGACATGTGGAACCATGGGGAGGACGCGTACCAGGCTGTCCTGCACCTTCGCCACCCCCCAGGGCTCTCCTTCCGCCGCGCCACCGCCACCCAG GCTGGATCCCAGATCCGGGTGAGCTGTGACGGGGTGAATACCCGTGACGTCCCGGACCTCAGGACTCTTCAGTGCAATGTCAGCCACCCCATCTTCTGGGGGTCCAGCCag GTCCTAGTGGAGCTACTCTTTGATGCTGCCCGCAACAGCTCCTGGGAGGAGTGGCTGAAAATAGAGGCTACGGTCAGCAG CAACAACGACAAGAACGAGACCCTCCACTCCAGAGTGGCCACACTGCTGATCCCCATCCTGTACCCCATCAACATCATCGCCAAGGG gctggactcttCCACCCCCTACGTGAATTTTATCAGCGAGGAACGTGGGGACCAACGTGGGGACCGGAGAGTGGAGCACGTGTACCAg GTGGAGAACCTGCTCCGggaggcctggccccagccagagATGATGGCCTTCGTGGTGCTGCCTCGGAGTCTTCCTGCCAACCTGGCCTGGAAGACCTACAGCGTCAGGAGG GACAGCAACGAATCCTGCGAGCTGAAGCCGGAGAACATGCCCTTCTTGTACAACATcagccag GACTGCCATGTCTACGTCTGCCACCTAGGGCTGATCCACTCTTCTGTCCACATCTATGTCTCCGGGGTCCTGGAGGCTCCACTGGTGATCAAG AACTCATCCCGCTCCCACATCCACACGATGCTGTTCTTGGACTTCAACCACAGCTGCTTCCGCCAGTGGAACAACGAGTTCACCCACACCAAG gtgCAGACGGAGGTAGAGCAGGTGTATGTGATGGATTACCTGCCCGTGTACGTCGGCAGCAGCGTTGGGGGGCTTGTGCTGCTCATCCTCATCATCATCGTGCTGTATAAG TGCGGCTTCTTCAAGCGCAGCTACAAGGACAGGATGGAGGAGCAGGAGCCGGGTGCCAAGGACGGGCATGGGCTTGGAGATGGGGATGAGGCCAATGGGGGGAAGGAGCCCCTGGAGGAGGGAGACTTCACTACAGAATga
- the ITGAL gene encoding integrin alpha-L isoform X1 yields MAVPLALCLLLLGGAQRGPAPTLGYNLDTAHPVVLAPDVGPSFGHQVLHFGNDRLVVGAPGDYNTTGHLYQCSVPTNSCEPLLVPGELETPHLGMSLASDGTRLMACSPGLTQVCDRNLYLSGLCYLFNGSSLKDPQEITPGYQQCLKGKVDLVFLFDGSNSMNERQFSLIRSFMVEVMEKLKNSTIHFAAVQFSSEVKTEFDFTQYMQNPNPRELLKNVMHMRWLTDTFKAIKYVADHLFTPEHGAREDAKRVMIIITDGEASDNGDVIAAEKKKITRYIIGVGNNFGNINVTQFLTKFASQPSSEYVKVLDSFEKLSGLFKEIQTKIYTIEGTSDKTSFHLELSSSGFSSHLSQGQTLVGAVGADDWAGGFFDLEGDPGTPSTKETFVASPMHSEDSKDAAYLGYAMAMLRGGGRTVLAAGAPRHGHVGRVTLFQLNPHARRWNPIQDISGKQIGSYFGGALAAVTGQEAEELLLVGAPMYMGRRHGGRVTIYRWAQEQLKEAGQLEGVVGQLLGRFGAALGAVGDLNGDGWTDVAVGAPLEDEGSGAVYIFHGGQHGLHTPHSQRVRAADMDPGLQFLGQALDGGTDLDGDKLPDIAVGARGQVLVLRSRPIVRVLPVMRFQMPEIPVRQVECSGDGGAWKDVVFGVYVCLNVTLDTPQYQDPITANLRYQLEIDADRMKSRGVFANGMKITEGNITVTSDTSCTEQEVRIVNCVDDIITGIRVSLRFLLQEDEGGLDLYPVLNPLIDSSWAEIPFEKNCGEDHICEADLHVRFSSDGPRDLLLSPVAELRLALDMWNHGEDAYQAVLHLRHPPGLSFRRATATQAGSQIRVSCDGVNTRDVPDLRTLQCNVSHPIFWGSSQVLVELLFDAARNSSWEEWLKIEATVSSNNDKNETLHSRVATLLIPILYPINIIAKGLDSSTPYVNFISEERGDQRGDRRVEHVYQVENLLREAWPQPEMMAFVVLPRSLPANLAWKTYSVRRDSNESCELKPENMPFLYNISQDCHVYVCHLGLIHSSVHIYVSGVLEAPLVIKNSSRSHIHTMLFLDFNHSCFRQWNNEFTHTKVQTEVEQVYVMDYLPVYVGSSVGGLVLLILIIIVLYKCGFFKRSYKDRMEEQEPGAKDGHGLGDGDEANGGKEPLEEGDFTTE; encoded by the exons ATGGCCGTGCCGCTCGCCCTCTGCCTGCTCTTGCTGGGGGGGGCCCAGAGAG GTCCGGCCCCCACCCTTGGGTACAACCTCGACACGGCCCACCCAGTTGTCCTGGCTCCTGATGTCGGCCCCAGCTTTGGGCACCAGGTCCTGCACTTTGGGAATGACAG GCTGGTGGTGGGGGCCCCTGGGGACTACAACACCACGGGGCACCTGTACCAATGCTCTGTCCCCACCAACTCCTGCGAGCCCCTCCTGGTGCCCG GTGAGCTCGAGACTCCCCACCTAGGCATGTCCCTGGCCAGCGACGGCACACGGCTGATG gcctgcagccccgGCTTGACCCAGGTGTGCGACCGGAACCTGTACCTGAGCGGGCTCTGCTACCTCTTCAACGGCAGCAGCCTCAAGGATCCCCAGGAGATCACGCCCGGATACCAGC AGTGCCTGAAGGGCAAGGTGGACCTGGTCTTCCTGTTTGACGGCTCCAACAGCATGAACGAGCGGCAGTTCAGTCTCATCCGCAGTTTCATGGTGGAGGTGATGGAGAAACTGAAGAACAGCACCATCCAC tTCGCCGCGGTGCAGTTCTCCTCGGAGGTGAAGACAGAGTTTGACTTCACACAGTACATGCAAAACCCCAATCCCCGGGAACTGCTGAAGAACGTGATGCACATGAGGTGGCTGACAGACACCTTCAAAGCCATCAAATACGTGGC GGATCACCTCTTCACCCCTGAGCACGGAGCACGAGAAGACGCGAAGCGCGTCATGATCATTATCACCGACGGGGAGGCTTCAGATAATGGAGATGTCATCGCTGCTGAGAAGAAAAAGATCACGCGCTACATCATTGGG GTGGGCAATAACTTTGGGAACATCAACGTCACCCAGTTCCTGACAAAGTTCgcctcccagcccagcagcgAGTATGTCAAGGTCCTGGACAGTTTTGAGAAACTCAGCGGGCTCTTCAAGGAGATCCAGACCAAGATCTACACCATTGAAG GGACCAGCGATAAAACCTCCTTCCACCTGGAGCTCTCGTCCAGCGGGTTCAGCTCCCACTTGTCCCAG gggCAGACCCTGGTGGGGGCCGTgggagctgatgactgggctggGGGCTTCTTCGACCTGGAGGGTGACCCCGGCACCCCCAGCACCAAAGAAACCTTCGTAGCCAGTCCCATGCATAGCGAGGACAGCAAGGACGCTGCCTACCTGG GCTATGCGATGGCCATgctgcggggcggggggcggaCGGTACTGGCTGCTGGGGCCCCCCGGCATGGCCATGTGGGACGGGTGACCCTCTTCCAGCTCAACCCCCATGCCCGGCGTTGGAACCCGATACAGGACATCTCGGGGAAGCAG ATTGGGTCATACTTCGGGGGGGCATTGGCAGCCGTGACCGGGCAGGAAGCCGAGGAGTTGCTGCTGGTCGGAGCCCCGATGTACATGGGGCGGCGCCATGGCGGGCGCGTCACCATCTACCGCTGGGCCCAG GAACAGCTGAAGGAGGCAgggcagctggagggggtggTGGGACAGCTGCTGGGCCGGTTCGGGGCAGCGCTGGGGGCCGTGGGAGACCTGAAcggggatggatggacagacgTGGCCGTGGGGGCCCCACTGGAGGATGAGGGGAGTGGTGCCGTGTACATCTTCCACGGGGGCCAGCATGGCCTGCACACCCCGCACAGCCAG cgcGTGAGAGCCGCAGACATGGACCCGGGGCTGCAGTTCCTGGGGCAGGCGCTGGACGGTGGCACTGACCTGGATGGGGACAAGCTCCCAGACATCGCCGTGGGCGCCAGAGGACAGGTCCTCGTGCTCAG GTCCCGGCCCATCGTGCGGGTCTTGCCAGTGATGAGGTTCCAGATGCCTGAGATCCCTGTGCGCCAGGTCGAGTGCTCAGGAGATGGCGGTGCCTGGAAGGACGTCGTCTTTGGCGTCTATGTCTGCTTGAATGTCACCCTCGACACACCCCAGTACCAAG ACCCCATCACAGCCAACCTGCGGTACCAGCTGGAGATCGATGCCGACCGCATGAAGAGCCGCGGGGTCTTTGCCAACGGGATGAAGATCACAGAGGGGAACATCACCGTCACCAGTGACACCAGCTGCACTGAGCAGGAAGTCCGCATCGTG AACTGCGTGGACGACATCATCACGGGCATCCGGGTCTCTCTGCGCTTCTTGCTGCAGGAGGATGAGGGTGGCCTGGATCTCTACCCTGTCCTCAACCCCCTCATCGACTCCTCCTGGGCTGAG ATCCCCTTCGAGAAGAACTGCGGAGAGGACCACATCTGTGAGGCTGATTTGCACGTCAGGTTCAGCTCCGATGG GCCACGTGACCTGTTGCTGTCACCCGTGGCCGAGCTGCGCCTGGCCCTGGACATGTGGAACCATGGGGAGGACGCGTACCAGGCTGTCCTGCACCTTCGCCACCCCCCAGGGCTCTCCTTCCGCCGCGCCACCGCCACCCAG GCTGGATCCCAGATCCGGGTGAGCTGTGACGGGGTGAATACCCGTGACGTCCCGGACCTCAGGACTCTTCAGTGCAATGTCAGCCACCCCATCTTCTGGGGGTCCAGCCag GTCCTAGTGGAGCTACTCTTTGATGCTGCCCGCAACAGCTCCTGGGAGGAGTGGCTGAAAATAGAGGCTACGGTCAGCAG CAACAACGACAAGAACGAGACCCTCCACTCCAGAGTGGCCACACTGCTGATCCCCATCCTGTACCCCATCAACATCATCGCCAAGGG gctggactcttCCACCCCCTACGTGAATTTTATCAGCGAGGAACGTGGGGACCAACGTGGGGACCGGAGAGTGGAGCACGTGTACCAg GTGGAGAACCTGCTCCGggaggcctggccccagccagagATGATGGCCTTCGTGGTGCTGCCTCGGAGTCTTCCTGCCAACCTGGCCTGGAAGACCTACAGCGTCAGGAGG GACAGCAACGAATCCTGCGAGCTGAAGCCGGAGAACATGCCCTTCTTGTACAACATcagccag GACTGCCATGTCTACGTCTGCCACCTAGGGCTGATCCACTCTTCTGTCCACATCTATGTCTCCGGGGTCCTGGAGGCTCCACTGGTGATCAAG AACTCATCCCGCTCCCACATCCACACGATGCTGTTCTTGGACTTCAACCACAGCTGCTTCCGCCAGTGGAACAACGAGTTCACCCACACCAAG gtgCAGACGGAGGTAGAGCAGGTGTATGTGATGGATTACCTGCCCGTGTACGTCGGCAGCAGCGTTGGGGGGCTTGTGCTGCTCATCCTCATCATCATCGTGCTGTATAAG TGCGGCTTCTTCAAGCGCAGCTACAAGGACAGGATGGAGGAGCAGGAGCCGGGTGCCAAGGACGGGCATGGGCTTGGAGATGGGGATGAGGCCAATGGGGGGAAGGAGCCCCTGGAGGAGGGAGACTTCACTACAGAATga
- the LOC132251472 gene encoding uncharacterized protein LOC132251472, with translation MVLASKALQSLKEYCSQLQVMTDPSSQALLGAEARLRCHFDVGGLVALRSLRVTWSLWDEKIAEYDEGKSSVQAGATMEKTELEKGDASLVLPRVTVTDGGLYTCVVGYGAQQQQGSTSLRVLGEGRRGAPRASPVAVSTGGSRAPPGNDPGWCSDPHTQRRAFLSLLPAPPTISIPQRAALAGAITSLPCHVGGFYPEDVDMAWLRDGQVLNGSTRSSPKRNPDGTFSLTLTYTFTPDLHDAGSVFACRARHVALGQPLHEEFPLDVAGGASHRTGAVIGASLGLAVAAGAAAATAFYCWRRRKGGKPPYTISKVRGPEQCLLGQEVTLRCCMEGTFPEDTAVTWERVQGEDRTATEPHGDTADPERLPLLRALPPGWTATQERRATGLTASLTFTAAVQDDGARVRCCFHHGAKRIGEQRESREIRVRARPELSGIQVWPRWDPPDQVPFAVRLHGFYPRGIHRIAWSWDGDGAGREEPPDISPNPDGTFTATSVWRVPSRSLTGPGLRVRVCVQHGPADPPLETELRLGDAGLLRPPALSDILQVESVSVGNRVTLSCHIWGHFPGELRVTWLRRGKGQAPAVPLADFDDYEIQPGTAVQAPDRKSFWQETRLIFTLSVQRDQGAQYICRVQHVALEQHVEKSSTELQVTARPELSRIQVWPRWDPPDTVPFAVRLHGFYPRGIHRIAWSWDGDGAGREEPPDISPNPDGTFTATSVWRVPSRSLTGPGLRVRVCVQHGPADPPLERELRLGDAGLLRPPEGSSWTLGPLRSPFSGLLDPLARLSPFLGTSP, from the exons atggtgctagcgagcaaaGCACTGCAAAGCCTAAAAGAGtact gctcccagctgcaggtgatGACGgacccctcctcccaggccctgctgggcGCCGAGGCCCGGCTGCGGTGCCACTTCGATGTCGGGGGGCTGGTGGCCCTGCGCTCCCTGCGGGTGACCTGGTCCCTCTGGGATGAGAAGATCGCAGAGTACGATGAGGGCAAGAGCTCAGTGCAGGCTGGAGCCACGATGGAAAAGACAGAGCTGGAGAAGGGGGACGCCTCCCTGGTGCTGCCCAGGGTGACGGTGACAGACGGGGGGCTGTACACGTGTGTCGTGGGCTACggggcgcagcagcagcaggggagcaccaGCCTGCGCGTGCTCGGTGAGGGCCGGAGAGGGGCCCCGCGTGCGTCCCCGGTGGCCGTGAGCACCGGTGGGAGCCGAGCGCCTCCTGGGAACGACCCGGGCTGGTGCtcagacccccacacccagcgCAGggccttcctctctctcctcccagctcccccgaCCATCTCCATCCCGCAGCGCGCAGCCCTGGCCGGTGCCatcacctccctgccctgccacgtgGGGGGCTTCTACCCCGAGGACGTGGACATGGCGTGGCTGAGGGACGGGCAGGTCCTGAACGGCTCCACTCGCTCCAGCCCCAAGAGGAACCCGGACGGGACCTTCAGCCTCACCCTGACCTACACCTTCACCCCCGACCTGCACGACGCCGGCAGCGTCTTCGCCTGCCGCGCCCGCCACGTGgcgctggggcagcccctgcacgAGGAGTTCCCCCTGGACGTGGCAG gtGGGGCCTCGCATCGCACCGGCGCCGTGATCGGAGCATCCCTGGGGCTcgcggtggcagcaggagctgcggcTGCCACGGCCTTTtactgctggaggaggaggaaag GTGGGAAACCCCCCTACACCATCTCCAAGGTGCGGGGGCCAGAGCAGTGCCTGCTGGGCCAGGAGGTGACCCTGCGCTGCTGCATGGAGGGGACCTTCCCCGAGGACACGGCCGTGACGTGGGAGCGGGTCCAGGGCGAGGACAGGACGGCCACCGAGCCGCACGGGGACACGGCCGACCCCGAGCGCCTGCCGCTGTTACGCGCCCTGCCCCCGGGCTGGACCGCGACGCAGGAGAGAAGAGCGACCGGCCTCACGGCCTCCCTGACCTTCACCGCCGCGGTGCAGGACGACGGGGCGCGCGTCCGGTGCTGCTTCCACCACGGGGCCAAGCGCATCGGGGAGCAGCGGGAGTCCCGGGAGATCCGGGTGCGGG CGCGGCCGGAGCTGTCCGGGATCCAGGTGTGGCCGCGCTGGGACCCCCCGGACCAGGTGCCGTTCGCCGTCCGCCTGCACGGCTTCTACCCCCGCGGGATCCACCGCATCGCGTGGAGCTGGGACGGGGACGGTGCCGGGAGAGAAGAGCCCCCCGACATCAGCCCCAACCCGGACGGCACCTTCACGGCGACGAGCGTGTGGAGAGTGCCCAGCCGGAGCCTGACCGGCCCGGGGCTGCGAGTGCGAGTGTGCGTGCAGCACGGCCCCGCAGACCCCCCGCTGGAGACAGAGCTGCGCCTGGGGGACGCCG GGCTCCTGCGGCCCCCGGCACTGTCGGACATCTTGCAGGTGGAGTCGGTGTCTGTGGGGAACAGAGTCACCCTGAGCTGCCACATTTGGGGACATTTCCCAGGAGAGCTGAGGGTGACCTGGCTCCGGAGGGGCAAGGGACAGGCTCCAGCCGTGCCCCTGGCAGACTTTGATGATTACGAGATCCAACCGGGCACGGCCGTGCAGGCACCAGACAGGAAGAGCTTCTGGCAGGAAACAAGACTGATCTTCACTCTGTCGGTGCAGAGAGACCAGGGTGCCCAGTACATCTGCCGTGTGCAGCACGTGGCCCTGGAGCAGCACGTGGAGAAGAGCAGCACggagctgcaggtgacag CGCGGCCGGAGCTGTCCAGGATCCAGGTGTGGCCGCGCTGGGACCCCCCGGACACGGTGCCGTTCGCCGTCCGCCTGCATGGCTTCTACCCCCGCGGGATCCACCGCATCGCGTGGAGCTGGGACGGGGACGGTGCCGGGAGAGAAGAGCCCCCCGACATCAGCCCCAACCCAGACGGCACCTTCACGGCGACGAGCGTGTGGAGAGTGCCCAGCCGGAGCCTGACCGGCCCGGGGCTGCGAGTGCGAGTGTGCGTGCAGCACGGCCCCGCAGACCCCCCGCTGGAGAGAGAGCTGCGCCTGGGGGACGCCG GGCTCCTGCGGCCCCCGGAGGGGTCCTCCTGGACTCTCGGACCCCTCCGCAGCCCCTTCTCcgggctcctggaccctctggccCGGCTCAGCCCTTTCCTGGGCACCAGCCCCTGA